In the Drosophila gunungcola strain Sukarami unplaced genomic scaffold, Dgunungcola_SK_2 000001F, whole genome shotgun sequence genome, one interval contains:
- the LOC128262840 gene encoding 60S ribosomal protein L13 has product MGKGNNMIPNQHYHKWWQRHVKTWFNQPARKIRRHANRVKKAKAVFPRPASGALRPVVRCPTIRYHTKLRAGRGFTLEELKGAGIGASFAKTIGIAVDRRRKNKSLESRQRNIQRLKEYRSKLILFPLNEKKIRKGESTVEECKLATQLKGPIMPIVNEQPAVVEFRDVTKEEKKFKAFATLRKARTDARLVGIRAKRAKEAAESEDAAKGDPKKAKK; this is encoded by the exons ATGGGTAAGGGTAACAATATGATTCCGAATCAGCACTACCACAAGTGGTGGCAGCGGCATGTGAAGACCTGGTTCAACCAGCCGGCCCGCAAGATCCGGAGGCACGCGAACCGCGTCAAGAAGGCCAAGGCCGTCTTCCCCCGCCCCGCCAGCGGTGCCCTGCGCCCAGTGGTGCGTTGCCCCACCATCcgctaccacaccaagctgcGTGCCGGCCGTGGTTTCACCCTGGAGGAGCTGAAG GGAGCAGGCATTGGCGCCAGCTTCGCCAAGACCATTGGCATCGCCGTCGACCGTAGGCGCAAGAACAAATCCCTGGAGTCCCGCCAGCGCAACATTCAGCGCCTCAAGGAGTACCGCAGCAAGCTGATCCTGTTCCCCCTCAACGAGAAGAAGATCCGCAAGGGCGAGTCCACCGTGGAGGAGTGCAAGCTGGCCACCCAGCTTAAGGGCCCCATCATGCCCATTGTCAATGAGCAACCCGCCGTGGTCGAGTTCCGTGATGTGACCAAGGAGGAGAAGAAGTTCAAGGCCTTCGCCACGCTGCGCAAG GCTCGCACTGACGCCCGTTTGGTCGGCATCCGCGCCAAGCGCGCCAAGGAGGCCGCCGAGAGCGAGGACGCCGCCAAGGGAGACCCCAAGAAGGCAAAGAAGTAA